The Methylobacterium currus genome contains a region encoding:
- a CDS encoding DUF3088 domain-containing protein, with protein sequence MRDHLYLLIPDFADPAFPGRRFYCWHCALIEGVLAGFPERAGRLDVTRLPWPRPRRALIDRLGDAHQSLPLLILAPDAPDALATGRHGALLFADDKDAILRALHERHGFPEPHP encoded by the coding sequence TTGCGCGATCACCTCTACCTGCTGATCCCGGATTTCGCCGACCCGGCCTTCCCGGGCCGGCGCTTCTATTGCTGGCACTGCGCCCTGATCGAGGGCGTGCTCGCGGGCTTCCCCGAACGGGCCGGGCGCCTCGACGTGACGCGCCTGCCCTGGCCGCGTCCGCGGCGGGCGCTGATCGACCGCCTCGGAGACGCTCACCAGTCGCTGCCGCTCCTGATCCTCGCCCCCGACGCCCCGGACGCCCTCGCCACCGGCCGCCACGGCGCCCTGCTTTTCGCCGACGACAAGGACGCGATCCTGCGGGCGCTGCACGAGCGCCACGGGTTTCCGGAGCCGCATCCGTGA
- a CDS encoding HWE histidine kinase domain-containing protein, translated as MTDHRDDSRIATELTRTGTSPDPFAAAVRATRMPMVITDPHQPDNPIVFVNDAFSQLTGYPRDEILGRNCRFLQGPETDPADVAQIRDAIERQVPIEIDLLNHKKTGEAFWNRLLVSPVFDDQGRLTYFFASQFDATLERDRLVRLQADRDALEREIERRTHALRRSEERLHFILRASRLGSWTLDLADMRLVASESCKRNLGRDPGEPFTFDDLIAAILPEDRDRMQAAVRDSIETRSDYDIEYRIRTPGGEVRWLQIRGQPFYDADGAPLSMAGVTLDVTERKRGEEHRALLAEELNHRVKNSMATIQSIANQTLTHATSLAEARTAFNARLQSLSAAHDILTRDAWEGATLAEIAEEALRPFRSGAGTRFTIGGPPIRLPPRLALAFVMALHELATNAAKYGALSDDRGRVLLTWEVTGDARLRLRWEETGGPPVSTPARRGFGSRMIERVLAAEIGGTAEVEYRPGGVVARVEAPLPEAGLPVGGPAGG; from the coding sequence GTGACCGACCATCGCGACGACAGCCGCATCGCGACCGAGCTGACCCGGACCGGCACGAGCCCCGATCCGTTCGCGGCGGCCGTGCGGGCGACGCGCATGCCGATGGTGATCACCGATCCGCACCAGCCCGACAACCCGATCGTCTTCGTCAACGACGCCTTCTCGCAGCTGACCGGCTACCCCCGGGACGAGATCCTCGGCCGCAACTGCCGCTTCCTCCAGGGTCCCGAGACCGACCCGGCCGACGTGGCGCAGATCCGTGACGCGATCGAGCGGCAGGTCCCGATCGAGATCGACCTTCTCAACCACAAGAAGACCGGCGAGGCGTTCTGGAACCGCCTGCTCGTCTCCCCGGTCTTCGATGATCAGGGCCGGCTCACCTACTTCTTCGCCTCGCAATTCGACGCGACGCTGGAGCGCGACCGGCTGGTGCGCCTGCAAGCCGACCGCGACGCGCTGGAGCGGGAGATCGAGCGGCGCACGCACGCCCTGCGGCGGAGCGAGGAGCGCCTGCACTTCATCCTCAGGGCCTCCCGCCTCGGCTCCTGGACCCTCGACCTCGCCGACATGCGGCTGGTGGCCTCCGAGAGCTGCAAGCGCAATCTCGGCCGCGATCCGGGCGAGCCGTTCACCTTCGACGACCTGATCGCCGCGATCCTGCCGGAGGACCGCGACCGGATGCAGGCGGCGGTCCGCGACTCGATCGAGACCCGGAGCGACTACGACATCGAGTACCGGATCCGCACGCCGGGCGGGGAGGTGCGCTGGCTTCAGATCCGCGGCCAGCCCTTCTACGACGCGGACGGTGCACCCCTGAGCATGGCCGGCGTGACCCTCGACGTGACCGAGCGCAAGCGCGGCGAGGAGCACCGGGCCCTGCTCGCCGAGGAGCTGAACCACCGGGTGAAGAACTCCATGGCGACGATCCAGTCGATCGCCAACCAGACCCTCACTCATGCGACCTCGCTCGCTGAGGCGCGCACCGCCTTCAATGCCCGCCTGCAATCGCTCTCGGCTGCCCACGACATCCTGACCCGGGATGCCTGGGAGGGCGCGACCCTGGCGGAGATCGCCGAAGAGGCCCTGCGTCCGTTCCGCAGCGGCGCCGGCACCCGCTTCACGATCGGCGGACCGCCCATCCGCCTGCCGCCCCGGCTGGCGCTGGCCTTCGTGATGGCCCTGCACGAGCTGGCGACCAACGCGGCCAAGTACGGCGCGCTCTCCGACGATCGGGGCCGGGTGCTCCTGACCTGGGAGGTGACCGGCGATGCGCGCCTGCGGCTGCGCTGGGAGGAGACAGGCGGTCCTCCGGTCTCGACCCCGGCCCGGCGCGGATTCGGCTCGCGGATGATCGAGCGGGTGCTGGCCGCCGAGATCGGCGGCACGGCGGAGGTGGAGTACCGGCCGGGCGGCGTGGTGGCGAGGGTGGAGGCGCCGCTGCCGGAGGCGGGGCTGCCGGTGGGTGGGCCCGCGGGCGGTTGA
- a CDS encoding TonB-dependent receptor family protein — translation MDSVPRVALHAALLLTLFATTPVLAQSAGPTSIPLDEITVGGAAPPGAGTSPRPGEAAGSVTVPSIARQRAAVNATVGSVAFVDAADVQSRYANTLRDVLKDVPGVYVQERYGQEIRLSVRGSGIARGYHLRGLELLQDGIPLNLADGSGDFYQVDPLALRSIEVYKGGNALTFGATTLGGAVNTVTPTAHTALAPTILRIDGGSFNTIRENVQFSRISGPADFLLNGTVTNSDGYRQHEAQRTQNVNANLGYQLAPGVETRFFLGTYLTDQKLPGTLTLFDAFNTPRSANPSAISGNQSRKVETERIANRTSLVLDVGKLDIDTWAIHKSLYHPIFQVIDQDGWTYGIAPHWAGTFDVAGFRNDAILGLRAFAGQNTALQFVNIAGQRGAPTANALQSASNYEAYGENRFWFLSDLALMTGAKVFSSNRTYSNKGGLPASPNVQFGNATYEGVNPKVGLLWQPLPDIQVFGDITRSRDVPDFSDLVQQNTLRTTFVPLQAQRAWTVEAGSRGRVDRLAWDVTVFRSNVRDELINFSINPGLNIPAATFNAPRTVHQGVEAAVTLDVVRDLTGAGDTVSVAQIWTHNDFRFVHDPVFGNNRIAGIPDDVLRTVASYRHPNGFYLSPSVDWVPRGAFADHANTLRVPGYALLNIQTGIDFENGVSLFVDARNLTDARYISDISVVTNAAATAGGAAALAAFYPGSGRSVFAGVRAAF, via the coding sequence ATGGATTCCGTTCCGCGGGTCGCGCTGCATGCCGCCCTGCTTCTCACCCTGTTTGCCACCACCCCGGTCCTTGCCCAGTCCGCCGGTCCGACCTCGATCCCGCTCGACGAGATCACGGTCGGGGGCGCCGCTCCACCAGGGGCCGGCACGAGCCCTCGTCCCGGCGAGGCCGCCGGGTCCGTCACGGTCCCGAGCATTGCCCGGCAGCGCGCGGCGGTGAACGCGACGGTCGGCTCGGTCGCGTTCGTCGATGCCGCGGACGTCCAGAGCCGCTACGCCAACACCCTGCGCGACGTTCTCAAGGACGTGCCCGGGGTCTACGTCCAGGAGCGCTACGGCCAGGAGATCCGCCTCTCGGTGCGCGGCTCCGGCATCGCCCGCGGCTATCATCTGCGCGGCCTCGAATTGCTGCAGGACGGCATTCCGCTCAACCTGGCCGATGGCAGCGGCGACTTCTACCAGGTCGACCCGCTCGCCCTCCGGTCCATCGAGGTCTACAAGGGCGGCAACGCCCTGACCTTCGGGGCAACGACCCTGGGCGGCGCCGTCAACACCGTCACCCCGACCGCCCACACGGCGCTCGCGCCCACCATCCTCCGCATCGACGGCGGCAGCTTCAACACCATCCGGGAGAATGTCCAGTTCTCGCGCATCTCCGGTCCGGCCGACTTCCTGCTCAACGGGACCGTGACGAACTCGGACGGCTACCGCCAGCACGAGGCGCAGCGCACGCAGAACGTCAACGCCAATCTCGGCTACCAGCTCGCGCCGGGTGTCGAGACCCGGTTCTTTCTCGGCACCTACCTGACCGACCAGAAGCTGCCGGGTACCCTGACGCTCTTCGACGCCTTCAACACGCCCCGCTCGGCGAACCCGAGCGCCATCAGCGGCAACCAGTCCCGAAAGGTCGAGACGGAGCGGATCGCCAACCGCACGTCCTTGGTTCTCGATGTCGGCAAGCTCGACATCGACACCTGGGCGATTCACAAGAGCCTCTACCATCCGATCTTCCAGGTCATCGACCAGGACGGCTGGACCTACGGCATCGCGCCCCACTGGGCCGGCACGTTCGACGTGGCGGGTTTTCGCAACGACGCGATCCTCGGGCTGCGCGCCTTCGCCGGCCAGAACACCGCCTTGCAGTTCGTCAACATCGCCGGCCAGCGCGGCGCGCCGACGGCGAACGCCCTCCAGAGCGCGTCGAACTACGAGGCCTATGGCGAGAACCGCTTCTGGTTCCTGTCCGACCTGGCGCTGATGACCGGCGCCAAGGTCTTCTCGTCGAACCGCACCTACAGCAACAAGGGCGGATTGCCGGCGAGCCCGAACGTGCAGTTCGGCAATGCCACCTACGAGGGCGTCAACCCGAAGGTCGGCCTGCTCTGGCAGCCCTTGCCCGACATCCAGGTCTTCGGCGACATCACCCGCTCGCGCGACGTGCCGGACTTCTCCGATCTGGTTCAGCAGAATACCTTGAGGACCACCTTCGTGCCGTTGCAGGCGCAGCGCGCCTGGACCGTCGAGGCGGGATCACGCGGCCGGGTCGACCGGCTGGCCTGGGACGTCACGGTGTTCCGGTCGAACGTTCGCGACGAACTGATCAACTTCTCGATCAATCCCGGTCTCAACATCCCGGCGGCGACCTTCAACGCGCCGCGCACGGTCCATCAGGGCGTGGAGGCCGCCGTCACCCTCGACGTGGTGCGGGACCTGACGGGCGCCGGCGACACGGTCAGCGTCGCCCAGATCTGGACGCATAACGACTTCCGCTTCGTTCACGACCCCGTCTTCGGCAACAACCGCATCGCCGGGATCCCGGACGACGTGCTGCGGACCGTGGCCAGCTATCGGCATCCGAACGGCTTCTACCTCTCGCCCTCGGTCGATTGGGTGCCGCGCGGGGCCTTCGCCGACCACGCCAATACGCTGCGGGTCCCGGGCTACGCCCTGCTCAACATCCAGACGGGGATCGACTTCGAGAACGGGGTGTCGCTCTTCGTCGATGCCCGCAACCTCACGGATGCGCGCTACATCTCGGACATCTCCGTGGTGACCAACGCCGCCGCGACGGCGGGCGGCGCGGCGGCTCTGGCCGCCTTCTACCCCGGCAGCGGCCGGAGCGTCTTTGCCGGCGTGCGGGCGGCGTTCTGA
- a CDS encoding LysR family transcriptional regulator, with the protein MDPAGRAAPPSLNALRAFEAAARHGGYVAAAEELHVTPAAIGAQVKGLEAWLGRPLFHRRPNGLCLTQEGRAVLPSLTMAFDALNHAVRVMRGVGRPRSLTLAALPCIAQLWLAPRLPALQATFDLDVAILTRDDPPDYLRERVDLGLYFGEAPAGCASVVLAPDDLFPVCAPALAAALRHPRDLSGTTLLHDSVWREDWPRWLGRHGAGALRPAREAAFSLYGIALDAALAGHGVLIGHSALVGEALAAGRLVAPFGDRVVAGAPLRLDMPEGGEAARLAPVIRWLSGEGSQAGPCDRAEGD; encoded by the coding sequence ATGGATCCGGCCGGCCGGGCGGCCCCGCCCTCCCTCAACGCCCTGCGGGCCTTCGAGGCGGCGGCGCGCCACGGCGGCTACGTGGCGGCGGCCGAGGAGCTGCACGTCACCCCGGCGGCGATCGGCGCCCAGGTGAAGGGTCTCGAGGCCTGGCTCGGCCGGCCGCTCTTCCACCGCCGGCCGAACGGCCTGTGCCTGACGCAGGAGGGGAGGGCGGTGCTGCCGTCCCTGACCATGGCCTTCGACGCGCTGAACCACGCGGTGCGGGTGATGCGCGGGGTCGGCCGGCCGCGCAGCCTGACGCTCGCGGCCCTGCCCTGCATCGCCCAGCTCTGGCTCGCCCCCCGGCTCCCGGCCCTGCAGGCGACCTTCGACCTCGACGTCGCGATCCTGACCCGGGACGACCCGCCGGACTACCTCCGCGAGCGCGTCGATCTCGGCCTGTATTTCGGCGAGGCGCCGGCCGGCTGCGCCTCGGTCGTGCTCGCTCCGGACGACCTGTTCCCGGTCTGCGCCCCCGCGCTGGCAGCGGCCCTGCGCCACCCGCGGGACCTGAGCGGAACGACGCTCCTGCACGATTCGGTCTGGCGCGAGGACTGGCCGCGCTGGCTCGGCCGCCACGGCGCCGGGGCCCTGCGGCCGGCCCGGGAGGCGGCGTTCTCGCTCTACGGCATCGCCCTCGACGCCGCGCTCGCCGGCCACGGCGTGCTCATCGGGCACAGCGCCCTGGTGGGCGAGGCGCTCGCCGCCGGGCGCCTCGTCGCGCCGTTCGGGGATCGGGTGGTGGCGGGGGCGCCGCTGCGGCTGGACATGCCGGAGGGCGGGGAGGCGGCGCGGCTGGCGCCGGTGATCCGGTGGTTGAGCGGCGAGGGATCGCAGGCCGGCCCGTGCGACCGCGCGGAAGGGGACTGA
- the glyA gene encoding serine hydroxymethyltransferase — MRLLHDGYFDRGLDADPELAASIRGELARQRDGIELIASENIVSRLVLEAQGSVLTNKTVEGLPYARYYGGAEHADAIEALAVTRATRLFGCRFANVQPHSGSNANAGVFLGLLALGDTILSMGVEAGGHISHGHPATLTGRDYRIVRYGVERASERVNLDAVARLAREHRPTMIVAGGSAYARALDFAGLRTIADEVGALLMVDMAHFAGLVATGLYPHPFPHAHVVTSTTYKSLRGARGGLVLWNDPALSDKINYGIFPGVQGSVMMHAVAAKAACFGEALRPEFTAYNQAVLDNARALAGSVAEAGMRLVAGGTDCGLMLVDLSPQGITGDVAAKALEAAGLAVNKNQIPFDTRPPEAPSGLRLSSNAGTARGFGVEEFRQIGRWIARVVAAPHDAAGLAAVRGEVLALCRRFPIYGGD, encoded by the coding sequence ATGCGCCTCCTCCACGACGGCTATTTCGACCGCGGGCTCGACGCCGACCCGGAGCTCGCCGCCTCGATCCGCGGCGAGCTCGCCCGGCAGCGGGACGGGATCGAGCTGATCGCCTCGGAGAACATCGTCTCGCGGCTGGTGCTGGAGGCGCAAGGATCGGTCCTCACCAACAAGACCGTCGAGGGACTTCCCTACGCGCGCTACTATGGCGGCGCCGAGCATGCCGACGCGATCGAAGCCCTGGCGGTGACCCGGGCGACGCGGCTGTTCGGCTGCCGCTTCGCCAACGTGCAGCCCCATTCGGGCTCGAACGCCAATGCGGGCGTCTTCCTCGGCCTCTTGGCGCTCGGCGACACCATCCTGTCGATGGGCGTCGAGGCCGGCGGCCATATCAGCCACGGCCATCCGGCGACCCTGACGGGCCGTGACTACCGCATCGTCCGCTACGGCGTGGAGCGCGCCAGCGAGCGCGTGAATCTGGACGCGGTCGCCCGCCTCGCCCGCGAGCACCGCCCCACGATGATCGTCGCCGGCGGCTCGGCCTATGCCCGCGCCCTCGATTTCGCGGGCCTGCGGACCATCGCCGACGAGGTCGGGGCGCTCCTGATGGTCGACATGGCGCATTTCGCCGGCCTCGTCGCCACCGGGCTCTATCCTCACCCCTTCCCGCACGCCCACGTGGTGACCTCGACCACCTACAAGTCCCTGCGCGGCGCCCGCGGCGGGCTCGTGCTGTGGAACGATCCCGCCCTGTCGGACAAGATCAACTACGGGATCTTCCCGGGCGTGCAGGGCTCGGTGATGATGCACGCGGTTGCCGCCAAGGCGGCGTGCTTCGGCGAAGCCCTGCGGCCGGAATTCACGGCCTACAACCAGGCCGTCCTCGACAATGCCCGGGCGCTGGCCGGGAGCGTCGCCGAGGCCGGGATGCGCCTCGTCGCCGGCGGCACCGATTGCGGGCTGATGCTGGTCGATCTCTCGCCTCAAGGGATCACGGGCGACGTGGCGGCCAAGGCGCTCGAGGCGGCGGGCCTCGCGGTCAACAAGAACCAGATCCCGTTCGACACCCGCCCGCCCGAGGCGCCGTCCGGCCTGCGCCTGTCCTCGAATGCCGGCACCGCGCGCGGCTTCGGCGTGGAGGAGTTCCGGCAGATCGGCCGCTGGATCGCCCGGGTCGTCGCGGCGCCCCACGATGCGGCCGGGCTGGCGGCGGTACGGGGCGAGGTGCTGGCGTTGTGCCGGCGGTTTCCGATCTATGGCGGGGACTGA
- a CDS encoding biotin-dependent carboxyltransferase family protein: MNPKVDTPKLSILSAGPGVTLQDGGRHGYLRYGITAAGPMDPLAHATANRALGNPLGATALEVSLGGVEVTAEGGALGIALAGGEFRISLDGIPLPPACALTLHPGSHLVVRAGRTGAWATLAASGRFDIAPTLGSTATHTRSGFGGLDGRALRAGDRLTIAEARPGPADPHALVVPWLVRPPEEIRVVMGPQDDFFSDDQIAAFLAGPWTVTTKGDRMACFLDGTPLTHAKGYNIVSDGIAMGAIQVPGEGWPIVLMADRQSTGGYPKIATVIGPDLGRLAQAQGGTRIRFRAVDRAEAVAARRAEAQALAGPVAMEPLIRTDFSAEFLLGRNLIGGVVDGAGAHAP; this comes from the coding sequence ATGAACCCCAAGGTCGACACGCCCAAGCTCAGCATCCTCTCCGCCGGTCCCGGCGTGACGCTCCAGGATGGCGGCCGCCACGGCTACCTGCGCTACGGCATCACCGCCGCCGGGCCGATGGACCCGCTCGCCCACGCCACGGCCAACCGGGCGCTGGGCAACCCCCTCGGGGCCACCGCCCTCGAAGTGTCGCTCGGCGGCGTGGAGGTGACCGCCGAGGGGGGAGCGCTTGGCATCGCGCTGGCCGGCGGCGAGTTCCGGATCAGCCTGGACGGCATCCCCCTGCCGCCGGCCTGCGCCCTGACGCTCCACCCCGGCAGCCACCTGGTGGTGCGGGCGGGCCGGACCGGGGCCTGGGCCACTCTCGCCGCTTCGGGCCGGTTCGACATCGCCCCCACCCTCGGCTCGACCGCGACCCATACCCGCTCCGGCTTCGGCGGCCTCGACGGGCGGGCCCTGCGGGCCGGCGACCGGCTGACGATCGCGGAGGCCCGCCCCGGCCCGGCCGATCCCCACGCGCTCGTGGTGCCCTGGCTCGTGCGCCCGCCGGAGGAGATCCGGGTGGTCATGGGCCCCCAGGACGATTTCTTCAGCGACGATCAGATCGCCGCCTTCCTGGCCGGGCCCTGGACGGTGACCACCAAGGGCGACCGGATGGCCTGCTTCCTCGACGGCACGCCGCTTACCCACGCCAAGGGCTACAACATCGTCTCGGACGGCATCGCCATGGGGGCGATCCAGGTGCCCGGCGAGGGCTGGCCCATCGTTCTGATGGCCGACCGGCAATCCACCGGCGGCTACCCGAAGATCGCCACGGTGATCGGCCCGGATCTCGGGCGGCTCGCTCAGGCGCAGGGCGGCACGCGGATCCGGTTCCGCGCCGTCGACCGTGCCGAGGCGGTGGCGGCGCGGCGCGCCGAGGCCCAGGCGCTGGCCGGCCCGGTGGCGATGGAGCCGCTGATCCGCACCGATTTCAGCGCCGAGTTCCTGCTCGGGCGCAACCTGATCGGCGGCGTGGTGGACGGGGCCGGGGCGCATGCGCCGTAG
- a CDS encoding 5-oxoprolinase subunit B family protein, translating into MESPRLLDAGEAALVAEFGTTVDPAIHDRVLALDDALRAAPPEGLRETVPTYRSLMIHYDPLVLDRDTLAARVLALAATPGAARAGAALWTLPCCYDPDHAEDIGAVAQATGLSIERVAALHAGAEYRVYMYGFAPGFAYLGGLPRELAVSRRATPRPPHPANALLIGGGLAAVGTFPMPTGWYVVGRTPERLYAPHRPEPFPVAVGDTLRFEAVDAATFAELDRRAAAGEVVAQRREAA; encoded by the coding sequence ATGGAGAGCCCCCGCCTCCTCGATGCCGGCGAGGCCGCCCTGGTGGCGGAGTTCGGCACCACCGTCGATCCGGCGATCCACGACCGGGTGCTGGCCCTCGACGACGCGCTTCGCGCCGCGCCGCCGGAGGGATTGCGCGAGACGGTGCCGACCTACCGCTCGCTGATGATCCACTACGATCCCCTGGTCCTCGACCGGGACACGCTCGCCGCGCGGGTGCTGGCGCTGGCGGCAACGCCCGGCGCGGCGCGGGCCGGCGCCGCCCTCTGGACCTTGCCCTGCTGCTACGATCCGGATCATGCCGAGGATATCGGCGCCGTGGCGCAGGCGACCGGGCTCTCGATCGAGCGCGTCGCCGCCCTCCATGCAGGAGCCGAGTACCGGGTCTACATGTACGGCTTCGCCCCGGGCTTCGCCTATCTGGGCGGCCTCCCGAGAGAACTGGCGGTCTCGCGCCGCGCCACGCCGCGCCCGCCGCATCCGGCGAACGCGCTGCTGATCGGCGGCGGGCTCGCCGCGGTCGGCACCTTCCCGATGCCGACCGGCTGGTACGTGGTCGGCCGTACGCCGGAGCGGCTCTACGCCCCGCACAGGCCCGAGCCGTTCCCGGTCGCCGTCGGCGACACGCTCCGCTTCGAGGCGGTGGATGCCGCCACCTTCGCGGAACTCGATCGCCGCGCCGCCGCCGGCGAGGTCGTCGCCCAGCGCCGGGAGGCCGCATGA
- a CDS encoding 5-oxoprolinase subunit PxpA, which yields MLSIDLNSDLGEGFGDYRCGDDAAMLQVVTSANVACGLHAGDPEIMARTFAIARERGVAVGAHPGYPDLWGFGRRVLPFTPGEVERLVAYQIGAAAGLAAYAGHRLTYVKAHGALANLAAVERTVADAIARAVKAVDPSLSLLAIALTAQVAAGEAQGLDVHQEIFADRGYTEAGFLIPRGQPGAMITDEAEAAERVLAMVQEGAIIAASGRRLPTPIRSVCVHGDSAHAVATARAVRARLEGAGVRLAPFRA from the coding sequence ATGCTGTCCATCGACCTCAATTCGGACCTCGGCGAAGGTTTCGGCGATTATCGCTGCGGCGACGACGCGGCGATGCTGCAGGTCGTGACCTCGGCCAACGTCGCCTGCGGCCTGCATGCGGGCGATCCCGAGATCATGGCCCGCACCTTCGCCATCGCGCGGGAGCGCGGCGTCGCGGTCGGCGCCCATCCGGGCTACCCGGACCTGTGGGGCTTCGGTCGCCGGGTCCTGCCCTTCACCCCCGGCGAGGTCGAGCGGCTCGTCGCCTACCAGATCGGCGCCGCCGCGGGGCTCGCGGCCTATGCGGGCCACCGCCTCACCTACGTCAAGGCGCACGGGGCGCTCGCCAATCTCGCGGCGGTGGAGCGGACGGTGGCGGACGCCATCGCGCGCGCGGTCAAGGCCGTCGATCCGTCCCTGTCGCTGCTCGCCATCGCGCTCACCGCGCAAGTGGCGGCGGGCGAGGCGCAGGGCCTCGACGTGCACCAGGAGATCTTCGCCGATCGCGGTTACACCGAGGCCGGGTTCCTGATCCCCCGCGGCCAGCCCGGCGCGATGATCACCGACGAGGCCGAGGCCGCGGAGCGCGTGCTCGCCATGGTGCAGGAGGGAGCGATCATCGCGGCGAGCGGCCGGCGCCTGCCGACGCCGATCCGCTCGGTCTGCGTGCACGGCGACTCCGCCCATGCGGTCGCCACCGCCCGGGCCGTGCGCGCCCGGCTCGAAGGCGCCGGCGTGCGCCTCGCCCCGTTCCGGGCCTGA
- a CDS encoding sulfite exporter TauE/SafE family protein, with translation MTDLLAGTAGPLGWAVILVTFLLAGFVKGVIGLGLPTVAVGLLATVMSPAQAAALLIVPSFVTNIWQLLAGPRSSALLRRLWPMMAAVAIGTVASAGLIAGTKGPGPASALGVALVAYAVTGLAGLAVRVPARAERWLSPAVGLATGLVTGATGVFVIPAVPYLQALGLDRDGLIQALGLSFTVSTVALAAGLAREGALPLAAGAASLATLAPALLGMAAGQWLRGRVSAPTFRRAFLVGLLLLGAHLALRPWL, from the coding sequence TTGACCGATCTCCTCGCCGGCACCGCCGGCCCGCTCGGCTGGGCGGTGATCCTCGTCACCTTCCTCCTCGCCGGCTTCGTCAAGGGCGTGATCGGGCTCGGCCTGCCGACGGTGGCGGTCGGGCTGCTCGCCACGGTCATGAGCCCGGCGCAAGCCGCGGCCCTGCTGATCGTGCCCTCCTTCGTCACCAATATCTGGCAGCTCCTCGCCGGGCCGCGCTCTAGCGCCCTGCTGCGGCGGCTCTGGCCGATGATGGCGGCTGTCGCTATCGGCACCGTCGCGAGCGCCGGGCTGATCGCGGGGACCAAGGGCCCGGGCCCGGCGAGCGCGCTCGGCGTCGCACTGGTGGCCTACGCGGTGACCGGCCTCGCCGGCCTCGCCGTCAGGGTGCCGGCCCGTGCCGAGCGCTGGCTGTCGCCGGCGGTCGGCCTCGCGACCGGCCTCGTCACCGGGGCGACCGGGGTCTTCGTGATCCCGGCGGTGCCCTACCTCCAGGCGCTCGGCCTCGACCGCGACGGGCTGATCCAGGCCCTCGGCCTGTCCTTCACGGTCTCGACCGTGGCGCTCGCCGCCGGTCTCGCCCGGGAGGGCGCGCTGCCGCTCGCGGCCGGGGCCGCCTCCCTCGCGACCCTGGCGCCGGCGCTCCTCGGCATGGCGGCCGGGCAGTGGCTGCGCGGCCGGGTCTCGGCGCCGACCTTCCGGCGCGCCTTCCTGGTCGGCCTGCTGCTCCTCGGCGCCCACCTCGCCTTGCGGCCGTGGCTGTGA
- a CDS encoding ACT domain-containing protein — MSGEVDLGRLLAGMRPELRPGTYVFATMSVGAVPAGLGVVMSFREAEGTTLILSEAEAARAGLPVAFPCRWITLAVQSSLSAVGFLAAVTARLAEAGIAVNAVSAFHHDHLFVPAARGEEAMGVLSALADRAAA; from the coding sequence ATGAGTGGCGAAGTCGACTTGGGCCGGCTCCTTGCGGGGATGCGGCCGGAGTTGCGGCCCGGGACTTACGTCTTCGCCACAATGAGCGTGGGTGCGGTGCCGGCGGGCCTCGGCGTCGTCATGAGCTTTCGCGAGGCGGAAGGCACGACCCTGATCCTGTCCGAGGCGGAGGCCGCGCGGGCCGGCCTGCCCGTCGCCTTCCCGTGCCGCTGGATCACCCTCGCGGTGCAGTCCTCGCTCAGCGCCGTCGGCTTCCTCGCCGCCGTGACGGCGCGCCTCGCCGAAGCAGGGATCGCCGTCAACGCCGTCTCGGCCTTCCACCACGACCATCTGTTCGTGCCGGCGGCGCGGGGCGAGGAGGCGATGGGGGTGCTGAGCGCGCTCGCCGACCGCGCCGCAGCCTGA
- a CDS encoding acyl-CoA thioesterase: protein MSGRTPPETRAAYRRFVPITTRWADNDVYGHVNNVVYYAFFDTAVNSVLIAEGALDIANSPVIGLVVETGCRYFRSMAFPDRVTAGIRVAHRGTSSVRYEVGLFRNDDDEAAAQGHFVHVYVDRATQRPVPLPEDLRRVLEPLAV from the coding sequence TTGAGCGGCCGCACGCCCCCCGAGACCCGCGCCGCCTACCGGCGCTTCGTGCCGATCACCACCCGCTGGGCCGACAACGACGTGTACGGCCACGTCAACAACGTGGTCTATTACGCCTTCTTCGACACGGCGGTGAACAGCGTGCTGATCGCGGAAGGCGCCCTCGACATCGCGAACAGCCCGGTGATCGGCCTCGTGGTCGAGACCGGGTGCCGCTACTTCCGCTCGATGGCGTTTCCCGACCGGGTCACCGCCGGGATCCGGGTCGCGCATCGCGGCACGTCGAGCGTGCGCTACGAGGTTGGGCTGTTCCGCAACGACGATGACGAAGCCGCGGCGCAGGGGCACTTCGTCCACGTCTATGTCGACCGGGCGACGCAGCGCCCGGTGCCGCTGCCGGAGGACCTGCGCCGGGTGCTGGAGCCGCTGGCCGTATGA